A region of the Methyloprofundus sedimenti genome:
ATAAAGCGGCTATGCAAGAGCATATACCGCAATGGCAAGCCAGTCGTTTAACTCAGACCGAGTATTGCAAGACCCATGCTATCAAGCCGCATATCTTCAGTTATTACAAAAAGAAATTCAGTTCGGCCAGCTCGTCAGGGCAACAAACCAGCCGACTGGTTCCGGTAAAACTTGTTGCCGAAGACAATTTAATTGACCCAAGGCTATCTTTTCATCCATCGGTTATTAAAGTCACTCATATTAATGGCTTTATCCTGGAAATACAGGCCGATACGAAGCTCAGCGTTTTAAAACCGTTATTGGAATTGGTGAGATCTTTATCATGATAAACGGTCTTGTTGTTAATCAGGTGTATCTGGCAACAGGTTTTACCGAAGTCCATTAATGGCTTGTCCCTGATTGTGTCAGAGCAGTTGGGTCATGATCCCTTTACCGGGAGTGTTTTTGTCTTTTGTAATCGCTCTCGCGATAAACTGAAAATACTCTATTGGGAATGTAATGGATTCTGGCTTTATTATCGTCGCCTGGATAAGGGAAAGTTTCAATGGCCAACCGAGTCGAACGAACAGACTCTGACACTCAACTTACGTGAATTACACTGGTTACTGGATGGTTTATGCTATTGATCAAGCGACTCTATTTTGCATAAAAAGAATCCATAAGAAAGCAAGTTAAACCTTATTTACCAGCCTTTTAGTGGTATAATATTCACCATAAAACACTTCCTGAGACACTGCCAGATGAAACGAATGCACTGCAAAAAATGGTGCTGGATTATCAGTCGACAGTGTATCAATTACAGGAAAAACTGACATGGTATGAGGAGCAGTTTCGTCTGTTTCAACACCAGCGCTTTGGAGCATCCAGTGAAAAGTGTCCTGATCAAATGGCGTTGTTTAATGAAGCGGAATCGATTCTTGACGCCTTAAAGCAAGAGGAGACTGATCTTGAAGAAACGGTTAGCTATCAGCGTAAAAAGCCAGGTCGTAAACCGCTCTCCAGACATCTCCCACGAGAAGTGGTGCGCTATGAATTACCTGAAGTAGAACGTATGTGTGTGACTGTGGCCATGCCTTGCATGAGGCTGGCGAAGACACGTCAGAGCAGTTAGAAATCATACCTGCTCAAATCAAACTGATTCAACATGTGCAGGTAAAGTATGCCTGTCGTGCCTGTGAAAATGGCATGATCAGTGCGCCTAAACCGGCACAACCTATTCCACGCAGTTTTGCTTCGGCCAGCTTACTAGCCTACATTATTGTGGCCAAGTTTATGGTGGATAGCTTGCCACTCTATTGGGGTAACCTGAGCTGCTATATTGATGACGGAAATATACACATTGATAATAATGCAGCTGAACGTCGTATCAAACCGTTTGTGATTGGGCGTAAAAACTGGCTGTTTAATCAAACACCTCGTGGAGAAAATGCCAGTGCACTGCTATACAGCCTGGTGCAAACAGCGGTTGCCAATAATCTGGAGCCTTTTGATTATCTGAAGTATTTGCTTACTGAGCTACCCAAGCTTGGCAGGCATTATGAACCAGAAGCACTGGATCAGTTTCTACCCTGGAACTTGATTGAAAAAGTTAAGCCTTTAATGTAAGTGGAGTAGCTTGTCTAGGTGGGAAGAATCGACGGTTACTTTAATTCAATGACTTCACACCCCGCTCTCTCTGTATGAGCATAAATACTCTGGTAAACAAATTTTCCAATATCCCCTTTTAAAATTCGATAACGATACTTTGGCACAAAAACAATATGGTACTGTCAAAACCATATGACATGTGATAATTTTTGAAATCTGCTCATTTGTCTCTCTTAGTTAAATTGCGGGAACAACTTAACTTGTTGATACTCTTGAGCAGACTTTTACGCAAAGCTTTTTTTGCCCCCGCCCACAGGGCGCGGTTATCTAAGTTGTAATATAGTTAGCGTATAGAAATGTGTTGTTTGTACAGGTAGAGGAATCTATGAAAATTGCCTATTTTTCTAATTAATTTATATGGAGGATAAAAATCTCTCAACTTAATGCTATTTTGCTTATTTTTTGCAGGAAGGTTACAAACCTGTATGTCAATTATTAAAAGGTATATTTGATGAAGACAAGAGTTTTGACGTTTTTGGTTTTGATTCTAGTGCTGGTTACTGACCTTGGGCCGGTACCGACGATTAGTCTTATTTTCCTTTATGTTGTTAATTTTAGACCGTTATGGTTTAAACGGCTTGTAGATGAGATTTATCGATGATAACAAGAATAATAACCTCTCTGGTACTGGTAATTTTAGCAATTATAGGTATTGGTCCTATCCCGACAAGCAGTCTGATTGCTATTTATGTTGTGCTTTTCAGGCCAAAGTGGTTTAAGCATTTGGTTGATAGCATTTACCAAAATGATTAGTATGCATGCACACGATCGGGAACCTCGAGAAACCTGAAATGGCTATTTAGACTATTTCAGACACACTTAGCCTGTTAAAAGGAAAAAGCAGGCTTAACATTGCACTTTTTAGGCTACATAAACGCGTCAAATTGCAGGCGGGAGTCAATAATGTAGCAGATTGGAGTGCTGGATATCTAGATGCGCCGGGTAGAAAAACAGCAAAAAATATAGGTTTTCGTCACGAAGGGATAAAAACAGGTATAGATAACCAACATAAAAATTTCATGGCTAGTTATCTAGTGATGACCGTTATAGCAATAATCCTGATTACATATTCAGTCATCGTTTTGGCATCAAGGATATAAATACAGGCATCTCAAAGGTCTCAAAGTCAACAAACTCTTGTGCAAGTGCTTGGTTGAAAAGTTGTGCTGCAGATCGGTATTTAAGGTGTATTCTTTTTAAAAATTTTGAACCATACCCATACAGAACAAGTTGTACCAAGTGCAACGTAGGCATAGTTTGCAGTCAATTTGAGTAAGGTATTGCCCGGGTCATGCTGTAAAGTATCTTTTAAATCCGGAGTAATAAAGTAGGTCCAGAGCAGGGCAGGGATAAAAAAGGCCAGGAATCCTGTTAAAGCCATAGGAACGGGGTTTTTACCTGCATCTAATGCGGATTTAAAAAACAGGACGGTGATAATAATTGCTGCGAGAGTACCAGGCATCGAGACCTCCTTAAGTTTAGTCGCATGTATCATAGCCTGAACAACTATGGCTGTCTATTTCGAAGGAGATATGTGGTATTTTCTAATGATCAAAAAAAACGCCTAATTATAAAAGCTTGAGCTAGTTTTCATTTCTTACTTAAAAGTATAAATTCAAAAGAATTAAGAAACTGTGCTGCAAACTAAGCATATAATTAAGCGTTTCGTTATCTCCGAGACATATTCTATAGGTACACCAGAAATTTATATAGATAGCATAAAGTTTATATTATATAAACCCCTGGTTTATAAAAACGAGTGAATAATGGATAAGCTAAAAAACATGCAGGTATTTTGCCGTATCGTCGAGCTGGGAACGTTTGCAGCGGTTGCGCGGGAAATGGACGTGTCCGCCATGATGATCAGCAAATATATGCGTAGTTTAGAGAATTCTTTAGGTATTTCATTAATTAACCGTAAGACACGGCAGTTATATGTGACTGAATTAGGCCAAGCATACTATCGTCAGTGCAAACAAATTTTAGAGGATTTAACGGATTTAGAAAGCTCGATTGTTGAATCCGGGAAGCTGGTAAAGGGGGTGCTAAAGATTAATGCGCCAATTGATTTCGGTGGAATCTATATGTTGCCGGTCATTAATGCGTATCAACAGAAATATCCTGAAGTGGATGTATTAATGTCACTGGATAACACCTTTGTTAATTTACGCTCCGGAAAATATGATATTTCGATAGTTGTTACCGATAGGCTGGACCAGGGCGTGGTCGCACGAAAAATTGCGCAGACGTCTTTATGTACCTATGCGTCTCCTGATTATCTGCAGCGATTTGGAACACCTGAAACTATAGAGGATTTAGCTGCGCATAAATGCTTACACTATTTAGATACACCGCATGCCGACGCCTGGGTCTTTAATAAAGGTCAGGAGCGTATCGAAATTCGACCAAAATGGATTTTTGCATCAAATAATGGCGGTGCCCTGTGCCAGGCTGCTTCATTAGGCATGGGAATTGTGCGCTCGCCAGCGCTGTCAGTAAGACGTTACGTGCAGTCAGGTGAATTAGTTGAAATACTGGAGGATTTTAAACTGCCTACTTTATCTGTTTATGCAACTTATCTACAGCGTAATTATTACCCGGCCAAAATAAGTACTTTTATTGATTTTCTGGTGGATTCTTTTCTTGATAAAGGCCACACAAAGAATAAAGAGACTGGTAAACACACTGGGCAGTCAAAATAAAGTCAGTCAGTTATTGTATTTTCACCGGGCAATTCTCAGCTTTTGTTAACCAGATATTTATTTGTTTAAGAGCTGTCATATAGGCAGTGGCAGATATTTACAGTGTTCAAATGTGCCACTATCATTTCAGACCGTAGGACGTGACAATAGGCTCTCTACCCAGTGTAACATCATTGAAGTATTCATAGGTACAAACGCCTAAAAACCCGCCAGAAATATTAATGACCTGTGTGTAACCTTTCTGTTGCAGTGCGAGCACAGCATTATAAGAGCGTTGTCCTGAACGACAATGGACATAAACAGGAACATCTTTAGGGATTTCCGTATATCTTTCACGCAATTGTGAGAGAGGAATAATTTTGGCATTTTTAATATGTGCCTGGTCATATTCATGCATTTCGCGTACATCAAGAATATACGCATCCTGCTCGACTAATTCACGAACTTTGCTCATGGAAACTTGATTAAAAGCGCCATGCAAAATATTAGATGCCACATAACCAGCAAAATTGACCGCATCCTTACCGGTGCCAAAAGGGGGGGCATAACACAATTCAAGATCACGCAAGTTATCAACGGTTGCACCAAATTTAATTGCTGTTGCGATAACATCTATTCGTTTATCGACATTGCCATGCCCAATTGCCTGAGCACCCAGTACACGGCCGGTAGGTTTTTCAAAAATAACCTTGAAGTCGAGTGTTTCCGAATGTGGCATGATACCGACTCTGTCAAAAGGGATAATCTCTACCCAGCCATACTCAATATTGAGGTTCGCTAAAATATTTTCGTTGAGCCCCGTTGCAGCAGCATTATAGTTAAAAACTTTAACCACCGAAGAACCGATATAACCTGTATTTCTAATCGGTTTGCCATGTATATGATCAGCTACTGCACGCGCTTGTTTTAGCGCAGGGCCCGCTAAAGCGAGTTTAAAATTATCCTGTGCCAGAATGTTATACACTTCAATAGCGTCACCCACAGCATAGATATCAGGATCGTTAGTCAGGAAATTAGAATCGACTTTTATCGCCCCGGTTTTACCCAGTTCAAGCCCTGCCTGTTTAGCCAGACCTGTTTCCGGCACAATGCCTATCGACATCACAATGACTTCTGAGGTGATTTCTTTGCCTGACTGCAAAATCACTTTATTCGTATCAAAAGCAGTGACTTTATCGCCGAGCACCAGCTCAACGCCATTGTCTATGATTTCTTTATGCAGAATTTGCACCATATCATCATCAAACTGATTTAACACTTGAGGAAGTGCTTCCACCAGCGACACCTTATGACCCGCTTCAACCAGGTTTTCCATCACTTCGATACCAATAAAGCCGCCACCGATTACCGTAATTCTTGAAGGCTTAACCTGGTGAATGAATTTGTTGAGCTTATCAATATCCACCACATTTCTTACCGTAAAAATATTGGCTTTTTCGATACCTGGAATCGAAGGAACAATCGCTCTTGCACCCGGTGAAAGTATGAGTTTATCGTAAGGCTCTTTATAGCTTTCACGGCTGACCAGGTTTTTAACTTCAACCTGTTTATTGGCTCGGTCTATGGATAGAACTTCGCTATTCGTTCTTGCTTCAATATTATACTGGCTCTTGAATAGCCCAGGATTCATCAATATAAGATTTTCCGCCTTTTTAATTTGACCGCTTAAATGATAAGGCAGACAACAATTTGAAAATGATACATCGCGGCCTTTTTCAAACATAATAATTTCATCATCTTCACCCAATCTTCTTAGCCTTGCAGCGGCAGATGCGCCACCCGCGACACCACCTACGATTAAATATTTTTTGCTCATAATATTAAGTTCTTAAGTTGATAAATTATAATTTTCATGTTCTACATGAACGCAGTTGTATTGATATATGTTTATTGTGTCGGACACAGTCAGTTCTGGCAAATTACTTCTATGTAAAATTGGAGCATAAAAAAAATCTCAAGGGATATTTTCTCACACTCTCGCGTATAAAATACAATAGTGAACCCCATTCCACCCAAAACAACCGCCACTCTGTCGGCACAAAAAGATGTCAGATCCATACCAACAAGTTCATAATGAAAAAGAGACAACGTATCCATACGTCTGCGTTACTCACTGTTTTAACGCGAATGCAATTGATAGGGTAGCCAATTTACCTTGCCCAAACTTTCCTTCGATGGGAATGCGTTATCGCTAGTCATTGAGTCATTGCTGCTGTTCTTGCTTCATTTTTAGTTAATTATTCTAAACTATCAGTGAGTTATTTTGTGAGTAGGCTCTAATAATTCCGTTTCTGATCCCGATAGCTCAGAAAAATTAATCACTTTCATTCTGATCGCCAGATAAATCAGCTCAATGTCACTGCTGACGTTTAACTTACTTTTAATCAGGTAATGACAATTGGATACAGTTTTCTGGCTAAGATTAAGGGCTCTAGCAATCTCTTCTTTGGAACGCGACTCAGCCAGCATGCGAAAGATTTCAAATTCACGAGTCGATAAAGATTTTAATGCTGTATGTTGGTAACCAGATTTTTCCAAAGCTAATGCCTGAGCCATATCGGGGCTTAAGTAGTGGCGGCCGGCATACACTTCATAAATCGCCTGTAACAATATTTCCGGTGCGCTATTTTTAGTGACATAGCCTAGCGTACCGGCATTCAGTGCCTGTAGCGCAAAGATCGGATTTTGATGCATACTGAAAACCAGAATTTTGGCCAGTGGCTCGCGTTGTTTAATGCGCGTGATGGTTTCAATCCCGCCTTGTTTAGGCAAGGAAAGATCCATAATCACGACATCAGGATGCATATCTTTAAAGCGTTGATAGGCTTCTGCGCCATCAGAGGCTTCAGTGATGACTTCCAATCTCGCTTGTTTTTTTAGCAATGAGCGATAGCCTTCGCGAATCATGGCATGGTCATCGACCAGCAGTAGCGTAATTTTGGGTTCAGACGTCATCATGTCAGTTTTTCTGTAAGGGAATTGTGATATGTACGCGCAATCCACCGGATTTATTATTTTCCAGATTCAATTGTCCGCCTAATGCGCTGACCCGCTCACGCATACCTAATAATCCCATGCCTGAATTTGGCTTAAACGGTAGCTCTGCACTGCCATTATCGCTTATCGTCAGTGTTACTCGATCACTGTTAATCGTCAGCTCAATCGTCGCGCTGGACGCATGGGCATGTTTAGCAATATTAGTGATGCCTTCCTGGATAAGCCGGAACAGCGTCATCGGCAAAGGCTCTGCGAGCTGCGCGCAATCTCCTTTGATCATGAGGCAATAATGAATTTTACGACCAGCGCGAGTATTCCATTCGCTAAGCAAACTGTTTAAACTGGCTTCAAGCCCTAATTCATCAACTTCAGCGGGTCTTAGTTTCACCAATAGCTCGCGTACCGTTTGCATAATATGGTCATTAATGCGGCTGATATTTTTAGCTTCATCCACTAATACCGGGCATTCCTGTTCTGCAGTTTGGGTAATAGAGGCTGCCAGGGCATTAATCGCCGCTAAGCACTGACCCAATTCATCGTGCAACTCTCTGGCTAAATAACGTCGTTCTTGGTCCTGCAAGGTAATCAGTTTATAGGTTAATTGTTTGCGCTCATTTAAGAGCTGCTGCTGACTGCTGGCTAAGTCATTAATCGCTGTTGCTGTTTGTTGCCATTCCAAAAGCTTAAAATCAGGCAGGCGCACAGTTAAATCACCGCTCTGCATTTTCTTTAATCCAGTCACGATCACTTGAGCAGGGCGTAAAGCCTGACGGATGGATAAATAAACCAATAAACAAACTGCCACAATAGTAAAAGCAGATAGCGTTAATAAGACCCGCAGATTTTCCCATGCCCGCGCTAATTCTTTTTCTGCGCTAGGTGTCAGGCTAAGTGCACCATGTTTCCGACCTTTAAAGGTAATTTCCCGTTTTATTTCAAGACCGGGATTAAACAGCCATTGGTACGCGATTGCAAAGGCACGTGGCCATTGTGTTGCAGGCCATTCAGCTCCTCGACAAAGACCGCGTGTAAAACCATTATTGGCAGTAATAAAACGGAGACAAACGCCAGAAACATGACTGGTTTCCTGCCATAAGCTTAAATCAGGAAATTTATTAGCCTGGCCAAAACCGGCATCAATACGCAGTAATTGCATGTGCAATTGTTGAGTTACTGAATCGAGTAAGGCTTGCGCTTCCTGCTTTGCTTGCCGATCCGCCTGATAGAGCACATAAGATGCTGTGCCCAACAAACAAAATAGTGCCACCAGAGTGATGCGTAGCAGCAAATGGAATTTCAAATTCATACAAACATACTCGAAGCGATTAACAGCATAAACGGAAATAAAATACCCTGTTTGTCATTCTATGCGTCAAAGAAAATGATTGAAAGCGATCTTAACAGTGCGGGCAAATTGCCCGGTCATCGTGGGCAATTATCTGCATCCTTAATGACTCTAAATGATTATGCTACCAATAACGGCAAAATTAGTCGTGTCGTGTCGTTACATTAACTTACCCAGAGGATAAACCCATGACCCCTTACACGTTTGATGATCGAAATATTCATTGGCATAAACTTGGCGATTTTGAGCACATTGTTTATTCCATTTTAGATATTGATACAGATAATAAAATTGTCGATGTACTGTTTAAATTGGAGCCACATAAACAAATCGTTCTGCATAGGCATAAAGCGCTTAATAAAACCCTGGTTATACAAGGCGAACATCACTTATATAAAGCAAATGGCGACATCAAGGAAGTCCGTGCTGTCGGTAGCTATACGTCAAGCCCTGCCAGTGAGGAACCGCACAGAGAGTGCGGCGGAGATGAAGGCGCGGTGGTTTTTTTTAGTATCCGAGGCGAGGAGGGGATTTTATACGAAATACTTGATGATCAAGAAAGTATAATCGGCACACTCAGTTTTCAGGACTTTAGCGACTTATTTGCCGCGCATAAAAATCATTAACGATGATAAAAATGAGGATAAGATGAACATAATAAAAGGCATCGTTGCCCCAGGTCTCTTGCTGTTTATGCTGCTTATTTTCGGAACAGCGAATGCCGCAGAGAGAATCGCTATCTTGTCTTTTGAACTGAATGACATCACCTCTTTACCCAATACGCTGGCAGAGCAAATTAGAACCGCTTCAATAAAGCCCTTACTAGAACAAGCCATGATTCAGACAGGTGAGTATGAAATTATCCAGATTAGCCCCGAGCAACAAAAAGCCAGCAATGCAGGCTTCGGTTATTTATTCAGCTTTCATGATATTGCCGCTAAGCTGGGTAAAGGCGTTAATGCAGACTGGATCATAGTTGGCCAACACAGCAAGCCCAGTTTTCTGTTTTCGTATTTGATTGCACATGTTATCAATGCCCATACAGGGAAGTCGGTAGCACGCTATGATATAGAGCTAAAAGGTAATCATGAAAAAGTGATGCAGCGAGGGGTGAGGAAACTGGCCAGGGAGATTGATCGGGTGATTGTTGGGTTGGGGAAAGGTGACTAAGCGTTAAGCACGGTAGGTCCTATGAGCGTAGCGTAATCGGACGCATGATTGCCCGTGTGACCATTGTCCTTTTCAAAAAGGATAAAGATTATGCCCAACTATCGAAGAGCATTAATTCCAGGAGGAACGTATTTTTTTACGGTTAATCTTCTCCAACGGCGTGATAATAATTTGTTGATTCGGGTGATAAACCTGCGTCGAGAAACGGTACGAAAAGTACGTAAAAGTCACCCTTTCTATATCGATGCGTGGGTTGTATTACCTGATCATTTGCATTGCGCGTGGACATTGCCGCCTGATGATAGTAATTTTAGCCTGCGTTGGGGTTTAATAAAAAGTGGATTTTCACGATCCTTACCTAAAAACGGAAAGACGCACCACAAGGTAAGAAAGGCAGCAGGAGAACGAGGAATATGGCAACGACATTTTTGTGAGTATGTCATTCGTGATGACTTGGACTACCAGCGTCATGTGGATTATATTCATGTAAACCCATTGAAGCATGGTTATGTAAAACGAATTATAGATTGGCCTTATTTAACTTTTCATCATTATGTAGCCCGTGGAATTTATTTGCCGAATTGGTGTTGTGATATAAATAACTCGGTTGATGGTGATGAATAACATGCGTCCGATTACGCTATGCTAATCGGACCTACCGTGCTGCCCGGTTTGTTGATAAGAAGGAGCATTATTTTTTCTGTTGTCAGTATGGTTATGATGAGGCGGTTCAGCAATAGGGTACGCAACAGGCGAATGTTTCCTGATTGAAGTGGAGGAGTGATTAGAATCACTCCGGGGAAGAGGGTAGGCAGTTTTTGTATCAGTATGATCAGAATTTTGAGGTGTTTCGGTACGGATATTGGCATGATTAACGAACTTCATCCGATAAAAGAGCTGGATAGCTTGTTGAGCTGGTTGACATTGCTGTTCAGACTGCCGTTTTTGCCTTAATTTTTGCAAAAAAAGGGTAAGCTGTTTTTATTATCAGGGCTATGCTCATATTTATGACAAAAATCCCAATAATAGCGTAGCCATTTTTTATAGTAACCTTGTTCCGGTTTTGGTACAGCTTCTTGAATTAATAAATCACAGAAATAGTGGTTAATATGTTTTGGAATAGTGAACATGGGAAGATATACTGAAACTGTTTTTTGATAGAAAAAGATGGATATACTGCCTAGAGATAGTAGCTTTCAGTAAAGTGCTTGTCAAATAAGTAAAGTCTAGTGTATAAGTTATGCAGAAACTAGATAATAACTTGTTACATGGAGAAACTAGTCTTATGATTTCGGTGAAACTGAGAGATCTTCATTACCAAGATAAAGAAGCTGTCACTGCCATGCTTCGAGATCCTCAGGTAATGAGGTTTCTAGGGCCTCGTCGCGCCCTAGCAGAAGATGAGGCGGATTCGTGGTTCGAGACAGCGCTCGCTAACCCGACCCGCTTCGCTATTGTCGAGGCTAAAACTGACGAGTTCATCGGGTTTTGCGGCGTTAAACAGATAAATGGTGTTCCGGATTTTGGCTATTTCATCAGGTCGGAGTTTTGGGGCAAGGGCATAGCTGCCAAGGCGTGTGAGTTGGCAGTTGAAAGGCTATCCTCCGAAATCGATTTGGAGATCGTTCAGGTTTTCATCGCGGATGACAATTTGGCTAGCCAAAGAGTAGCTCAAAAGCTGGGCTGGCAGGCCACGCACAATGCTTCTAAGGATGGTGAATATGGCCATTACTACCGAATCACCATGTAACCAGGCGGTCAACCGGACGCCAAAAGCGTGCCGCTTTTGGTTTCCTCCGCTGGCGCTCCGGCGCCGGTTACCTCAGCGTTATGTTTTATGCGGTTTCGAGAATAAATTAGGAGAGAAAAATGAAAAAAGAATATTTTGAGCCTACACAAGAATCTGGTGCGGCACTTTTTAAAAGGAATATAGGTGGTGAAGTGGTAATGCTGAATCTGCTTCGCCTTAGAGATGTAGCCGACTACTCAAACAATCCTGAGCTATCCCCGGAATCGCCCATTTCAGGTAAAGAAGCTTTCAAAAACTACATTGACCATACACTTCCTTTTTTGCAACGTTCTGGTGGTGAATTGCTCCTGTTAGGTGAAGGGGGCAAATATTTTATTGGGCCAAGTGATGAAAAATGGGATCTTGTCATGCTAGTTAAGCAGAGTTCAGTCCAAAACTTTTTCTCATTTGCTAGCGATCCTGAGTGTATGGCGGGCATTGGTCATAGAACTGCAGCAATAGCAGATTCTAGACTGCTGCCAATAGTTGAGAATGCAGCGGCAACATAACAAAACGTTCAAGTACGTTCCGGCGCTGCGCGCCTCCACCGGTCCCAAAATGGCTGCGCCCTTTTGGGCCGCTTAGGAGCGAGGGTTTAATAATACCCGAAAGTATGACGTAGGATTTTGGCATCACAGGCGTGCTAGGAAAACAGGCGCATAGCAGGCTACGCAACTGGTTTTCTAGCGTGACTGTGAAGTCAAAAGACAAGTCAGACTCGGGTATTATTGAATTCTCGCTCCTTAACTCAAACGTTATAGGCTTAGCTTGAATTCGTGCGGTTTGGCCTCATAACTATTGAGCGGTAATTTCGCCGTGTCAAAGCTGGAGAACAGTCATGTTCGAAGAAGCAAAAGAAGCTGCTGAGGCACGAAGCGCAGCATCTTTAAGTTGCAAAGATACACCTCCTTCCCTATAAACTGATCATTCATAGGTGCTACATCATCCTTAAGCACTTCATCCATGCGCGTTTGCCAGTGACAAAAACCACGTTAAAAACTTTCCAACGGCCAGCGCCCAAAAGTGTGTACCAAGATCAATTCGCCTTCCCATACTTTTCTACTTCATCATATTGTCCAGAAGCATCATAACTATAAAACCTGCTATCACAGCGAATGTTGCATAACGGGCTTTGCATTTTGCCTGGGTTTCCGGGATGATCTCCTCACTAATTACAAACAACATGGCACCAGCTGCAAACCCCATGGCGACAGGTAAAATAGGTTGAAAAAGAGATACTGCAACCAGGCCAAATAATGCACCTACCGGTTCTACCAGGCCCGTCAGTGTTGCAATGATGACTGCTTTTTTAGGGTTGTATCCCAATGCAACCAGAGGCAATGAAACATCCATTCCTTCAGGTATATTCTGTAAACCAATAGCAATAGCCAGTGCGATACCATTTTGAATAACTGGGGTCAGATACAAATTAAATGTTATACTGATCATTAAATAATTTATATTCGGTATCATATCATGGCGCGCCTCCCAAGAATATCACCCGCTGGAGTTCCGGTTCACATAATTCAGCGAGGTAATAATAGGCATACCTGTTTTGCTGCAATGGAAGATTATAGTGCTTACATAAGTTGGCTAAAAGAGTATTCAATAAAGTATGCAGTGGATATTCACGCCTGGGTATTGATGACAAATCATGTCCATCTGCTTTGTACACCACAACGAGATGGGGCGGTGAGCTCAATGATGCAATCAGTTGGTCGTCGGTATGTGCAATATTTCAATTATCAGTATCAGCGAAGCGGTACGCTCTGGGAAGGGCGCTATAAATCGTGTTTGGTTCAAGCAGAGAAGTATTTGATAGAGGTATATCGGTATATCGAAATGAATCCAGTAAGGGCAAAGATGGTGGAAGATCCAAGTGAGTATGTTTGGTCAAGCTATCAGGTTAATGCATTGGCTAAGAAATCCGATTTATGTACACCTCATCCCGAATATTTAAGGTTAGGGAGTACAAAGAGTGAGCGCATGGAAAATTACCGTGCTTTGTTTGCTTATCATGTGGATGGCGATTTATTGGGTGAAATCAGGTTGGGTCTCAACAAGGGCATGGCTATTGGGCATGATCGTTTCAAGGAGGAGATTGAGAAGTTGACTGGTAGAAGACTGAAGCCCCAAAAAGTAGGGCGACCTATCGGGTGGCGTAAGAAAATGAAGGGTATTTAATTTGTATCTGACCCGAATGGCACTTACTTAAGAATACAACACATACATCACAGTGAGTTACTTTATTTTTTTCGGGTGTCCATTCTTTCTA
Encoded here:
- the tnpA gene encoding IS66 family insertion sequence element accessory protein TnpA; amino-acid sequence: MSPSQNKAAMQEHIPQWQASRLTQTEYCKTHAIKPHIFSYYKKKFSSASSSGQQTSRLVPVKLVAEDNLIDPRLSFHPSVIKVTHINGFILEIQADTKLSVLKPLLELVRSLS
- a CDS encoding response regulator, with the translated sequence MTSEPKITLLLVDDHAMIREGYRSLLKKQARLEVITEASDGAEAYQRFKDMHPDVVIMDLSLPKQGGIETITRIKQREPLAKILVFSMHQNPIFALQALNAGTLGYVTKNSAPEILLQAIYEVYAGRHYLSPDMAQALALEKSGYQHTALKSLSTREFEIFRMLAESRSKEEIARALNLSQKTVSNCHYLIKSKLNVSSDIELIYLAIRMKVINFSELSGSETELLEPTHKITH
- a CDS encoding LysR family transcriptional regulator, with protein sequence MDKLKNMQVFCRIVELGTFAAVAREMDVSAMMISKYMRSLENSLGISLINRKTRQLYVTELGQAYYRQCKQILEDLTDLESSIVESGKLVKGVLKINAPIDFGGIYMLPVINAYQQKYPEVDVLMSLDNTFVNLRSGKYDISIVVTDRLDQGVVARKIAQTSLCTYASPDYLQRFGTPETIEDLAAHKCLHYLDTPHADAWVFNKGQERIEIRPKWIFASNNGGALCQAASLGMGIVRSPALSVRRYVQSGELVEILEDFKLPTLSVYATYLQRNYYPAKISTFIDFLVDSFLDKGHTKNKETGKHTGQSK
- a CDS encoding FAD-dependent oxidoreductase, whose product is MSKKYLIVGGVAGGASAAARLRRLGEDDEIIMFEKGRDVSFSNCCLPYHLSGQIKKAENLILMNPGLFKSQYNIEARTNSEVLSIDRANKQVEVKNLVSRESYKEPYDKLILSPGARAIVPSIPGIEKANIFTVRNVVDIDKLNKFIHQVKPSRITVIGGGFIGIEVMENLVEAGHKVSLVEALPQVLNQFDDDMVQILHKEIIDNGVELVLGDKVTAFDTNKVILQSGKEITSEVIVMSIGIVPETGLAKQAGLELGKTGAIKVDSNFLTNDPDIYAVGDAIEVYNILAQDNFKLALAGPALKQARAVADHIHGKPIRNTGYIGSSVVKVFNYNAAATGLNENILANLNIEYGWVEIIPFDRVGIMPHSETLDFKVIFEKPTGRVLGAQAIGHGNVDKRIDVIATAIKFGATVDNLRDLELCYAPPFGTGKDAVNFAGYVASNILHGAFNQVSMSKVRELVEQDAYILDVREMHEYDQAHIKNAKIIPLSQLRERYTEIPKDVPVYVHCRSGQRSYNAVLALQQKGYTQVINISGGFLGVCTYEYFNDVTLGREPIVTSYGLK
- a CDS encoding transposase, whose protein sequence is MVFVPKYRYRILKGDIGKFVYQSIYAHTERAGCEVIELK
- the tnpB gene encoding IS66 family insertion sequence element accessory protein TnpB (TnpB, as the term is used for proteins encoded by IS66 family insertion elements, is considered an accessory protein, since TnpC, encoded by a neighboring gene, is a DDE family transposase.), giving the protein MLLIRCIWQQVLPKSINGLSLIVSEQLGHDPFTGSVFVFCNRSRDKLKILYWECNGFWLYYRRLDKGKFQWPTESNEQTLTLNLRELHWLLDGLCY
- a CDS encoding transposase, which encodes MVLDYQSTVYQLQEKLTWYEEQFRLFQHQRFGASSEKCPDQMALFNEAESILDALKQEETDLEETVSYQRKKPGRKPLSRHLPREVVRYELPEVERMCVTVAMPCMRLAKTRQSS